ACCAAACATAGGCTTTTGTTTAAGCCTAAAATAACTTTGTACATATGCTTATGATGAGTATTTCATTTTGATTTAGAAGGGATGTCATTATTAGTTCAACAATTGATTATACGTCACCGTCTACACAGTTCACTTTTGATGTCAATAAAAGTACGCTATTTAAAAAAGATAATCGAAATTATATAAATGTTCTTGGAGTAGAACAATTAAATACATTGGAAAATGTGTCCTTGCTTGATATTTTTCTAAGTAAAGACAATGTGATTGAACCACATTATCATCAAAATGCAGGAGAGCTTATCTATTGTATTGCTGGTGCAGCTATCATATCTATACTGAATCCTTTTACCAAGAAACTTCAAAACTATCCTATAGAACCAGGTCAAGTGGCAAATGTACCACAGGGCTGGTGGCATTATGAGGTGGCTACTGAGGATGACACGCATTTACTAGCTATTTTTGATGCCCCAACCCCTGAGGTTATTTTAGGCTCAGATATATTAAGATTTACACCTTCTAATATTATGGCTCACACTTATTGCTTAGATGAAAATCGGTGGAAAAAAGCTATAGCACCGGTTGTACCATCAACATATATTGGACCAGCCAAAGATTGTAATCGTGTAAAATCAGCTTCTGATAAACCAAAAGATTCTCATCATCATAAACACAAGTATCAATATCCACAGTATACAAATCCGTATTCATGCCCACACCGTAGCCCATATATGTATCCATATGGCTCCTATTACTAAACAATAAAGTAGGAGCACTCAAGGATACCAACTTTACACATTCTGTCGCATAAAAATAAATAAAAAGGAAATCTTATATATAAAAGTCGCTTTGTTTTTACTAAATGAGGTGTAGAGAATGGAATTATTTCCACTGATCCATACAAATTTTTGGGATGCTGTGATAGCCGTTCCAGCCGTTTTACTTATTACACAGCTAATTAAGGTATTTATGCATGTTCAGCCTAAATATGTTCCAGCAATTGCCCTTACTATCGGCTTGATTATTTCTATCTTCATAAGCCATCGACATAGTCTTCTTGCAGGCGTATTTATGGGCTTTTTTTATGGGTATGCAGCAATTGGAAACTTTGCCGCATTGAAAACAACCATTAATAGCTATAAAAATAAGAAGAAAAATAACCCTTCAATGTAAATAAATGATTAAAATATCAATTTGAAACACATCCTAATTTTAAACAAATGCGATGAGGATTAGGAAGTGTAATTATGGAATTGGTAAATAATAATTTAGAGTCATTACGTTTTAAGGAAATTTTTCATATTTGGACACAGCTTGGTGTTAATAATAGCTATATAGCGTCCAATCATGCATTTTTT
This genomic stretch from Lysinibacillus pakistanensis harbors:
- a CDS encoding cupin domain-containing protein, giving the protein MSSTIDYTSPSTQFTFDVNKSTLFKKDNRNYINVLGVEQLNTLENVSLLDIFLSKDNVIEPHYHQNAGELIYCIAGAAIISILNPFTKKLQNYPIEPGQVANVPQGWWHYEVATEDDTHLLAIFDAPTPEVILGSDILRFTPSNIMAHTYCLDENRWKKAIAPVVPSTYIGPAKDCNRVKSASDKPKDSHHHKHKYQYPQYTNPYSCPHRSPYMYPYGSYY